The Haloarchaeobius litoreus DNA window CTCCTCCTCCAGCCGCTCGACCACTTCCTCGGCCTGTGCCGACCGCGGTTCCAGTGGGGTTCCCATGTCCTCGTGTTCGAGGGCTGCCGTTTCAGCGGTTCGGTTCCGAACACCTACTCGAACGTGCCAGTGCGGATCTCTCGTTCGGCCTCGTCGAGGGCCGCCTGGGCGTCGAAACCTTCGACGAGTTCCCGAAGTGTCGCCTCGTCCTCCTGGGCCAGCTCCTGGGCGTGTTTCGTCATGTTCGGCAGCGCCCGGACGATGTTGTCGACGATGGGGACGGCGGCCGCCCGCGCCGACCGCGAGCCCGGGTTGAGGTCGACGACGAGTTCGGTCTTGCCCATCTCGGCGAGCGCCTCGGCGCGGTCGCCGTCCTCCAGCGGGACGAGCACCACGTCGGCGTCGTAGATACCGTCGGCGTCGACCTTCCCGCGCTCGTGGGAGAGCCCGGAGATGCGCGCGTCGGCGGTCAGGCCCTTCACCTCGCGTGCGCCGTGCTCGCGCAGGTGGTCGGCGATGGCCTGCATGCGTTCCTCGGTGCGGTTGAACAGGTTCACCTCGATGTCCGCGCCCGTCGCCTCGGCGAGTTCGACCGTCTCCGCCGGTGCGAGCGCGGCGACGTTACCGTTCACCGAGAGCACGGCGTGCTCGGCCAGCAGGAGGTGGGCGACGGCGACACGTTCGGCCGCGTCGGCGGAGTCGGTCGTGCGCTCACCGAGCAGGTAGTCGAACGCCTCGCCGCGGCCCTGCGCGATGAGTCCCTGTCGGCTGGTGATGCCCTTGTCGACGCCGGCCTCGATGCGGTGTCGGGTCAGCAGCGACTCGTACCGAGGGTGGTCCTCGGGCACGTCGACGTGTTTGCTCATAGCCCCCCGTGGGTGCCCGACGGTGAAAAACGCTCACGATTCGAAGTGCTCGCCGGACACGGCCAGCGAGACGAACGCGGTCCCGCCGAGTCCGGTGCCGACGAGGAACGTCGGGTCCCCGGTGATGGCGGCTCCGAACGTGGAGAGACCGACGATGGGAGCCAGCACCAGCAAGAGCCCGACCCGTCCCGCCGGCCGGCCGAGTGCGGCGACCCTGACGAGGCCGAGCAGCAGGAGTGCGACGATGAACAGCGGCACGGACTGGATCGGCGTCGGCGCGTTCAGGAACCCGAACGCGCCGAGTGCGAACGCGAGCAGGGCCGTCGTGAAGATGGCGACGACGACGGGAGCGGGCGTGCGCTGGTCGGTCATCGGTCGCACTCCGGACGCAGGGCAGGAAAGCGCGTCGGTCGCGGGCGGTGGGTCACTTCAGCATCGCACCCGCGGGGTGGGTCGCACACACGGACGGGTCGTAGCCGGCGTCGGTGAGGCCGGTCCCGAGCGCGAACACGGTCTCGCCGAGCATCGCCATCGACGCCTGGCCGTCGGCGGCCAGCACGTCCTGGATGACCGCCGCCACCTCGGGCGTGAGCAGCTCGGCCTCGCGGGCGAACCGCCGCGACGCGTGCACGAAGCTCGAAAGCGTCGGCTCCTCGACGACTCGTGAGAGCGCGCGCTTGCCCGCCTCGGAGAGCAGTTCGGTGTCGCCCGACAGCACGTCCTCGGTCGACAGCTCACCCAGCGTGAGGTACTCGACTCGTGCTCGCGCGGGGATGCCGTCGAGGTGGTTGTCCTGCGGCCCGCCGGGCTCCAGCCGGATGGGGAGGCCGCCGCGTGCCTGTGCCACCACGTCGCCGAGGCCGGAGCCTGCCTGCACCTCCGCGCCGTGGGCGATGGTGACCAGCTCGTTCTCCGAGAGCCTCCGTCGGTAGACGCGGTTCGTCGCCAGCGCGGTCCCGAGCGCCAGCGCGCCGGAGACCCCGAAGCCAGCGCCGAGCGGCAGGTCCGTCTCGGCCGCGACGACGGCCGGTGCCGAGAGTGCGTCGAGTACCCGGTCGACCGCCTCGACCTCGACCGCGTCACCGTTCAGCATCAGGGACGGCCCGTTGCCCTGCTGGACCGTCACCTCGACGCCGTCGGTCAGGGTCAGCCCGGCACCCGTGGAGCCGGCCTTCGTCGGGTCGGACTCGTCCGGGTGCGCGCTGAAGAAGCCCGTGATGTGTCCCGGAACGAACGCCCGTGCCTCCTCGGTCATGCCACTCCCTCCGCGACGGGTCCCTTAATCCGTTTTCATCTACGGCCAGCCGGCGTCGGTCGCGTCCGGACTCAGGAACGTCAGGTACGCCAGCAGGCCCGGTGGCCCGGTGAGGAAGACGGCGAACGTCAGCCCGGCAGCGGTGGGGCGACCGTGGTGCTCGGCATCGTAGCAGACCCACGCGGCGATACAGGCCCAGCACAAGGCCACGAAGATGGCGAGTCCGAACAGGAGGGCGACCTCGGACATATTTTCATCCTGTTCTGTGTGCTATAAAGCTGTTCTGTGAGGTGTGTCTGGAAGAGAATCCGACAGGACGGCCGGTTCGACAGCCCGTCCGCCCTCGTCTACCCACGGACTCAGCCGCTGGCGATCGCGTGGGAATTCACTCGCTCCGTTTCACTCCGCTCGTGCTTCCCGCTCGACAGATGCGGCTTCGCCTAGGGGCTCAGCCGCTGTCTGTCCAGCGAGACTCGCTGCGCTCGTCTCGCAGGCTCGCCACATCTTCGCCCTACGGGCTCAGACGCTGGCGATCCCGCGGGAACAGCACGGCCTCGCGGATGTTGTCCAGCCCGAGCATCGTCATGACGAGGCGCTCGCCGCCGAGGCCCCAGCCGGCGTGCGGGGGCATGCCGTACCTGAACATCTTCGTGTAGTACTCGAACTCGTCGGGGTCGAGGCCCTGCTGCTCGAAGCCGGCGACGAGCTGTTCGTAGCGGTGCTCGCGCTGGCCGCCCGAGACGAGCTCCATGCGTGGGTGCATGAGGTCGAAGCCGGTCGAGGTCTCCGCGTCGTCGTCGTAGTCCTTGATGTAGAACGGCTTGATCTCGCTGGGCCAGTCGACGATGAAGTAGTGCTCGCCGACCTCCTCGCCGAGGACGCGCTCGGCCTCCGTCGAGAGGTCGTCGCCGTAGACGAGCATCTCGTCGAGCTCGCCGGTCGCGTTGATGCGGTCGAGCGCCTCCTCGTAGGTGAGCCGCGGGAAGTCGCCGCTCGGGGCCTCGAACTCCTCTTCGAGGTCGAGCAGTGCGAGCTCCTCCTGGCAGTTCTCCGCGACGGCCTCATAGGCGGCCTTCACGATGTCCTCGACGACGTCCATCGCCTCGGTGTGGTCGTGGAACGCGCCCTCGAAGTCGATGGAGGTCGCCTCGTTCAGGTGCCGCGGCGTGTTGTGCTCCTCGGCGCGGAAGATGGGGCCGATCTCGAACACCTTCTCAAGCCCGGAGCCGGCCATCAGCTGCTTGAACAGCTGCGGGCTCTGGTTCATGAACGCCTCCTCCCCGAAGTAGGAGATGGGGAAGAGCTCGGTGCCACCCTCGGTGCCCGTGGCGACGATCTTCGGCGTGTTGATCTCCGTGCAGCCGTCGTCGCGGAACTGCTCGCGGACCGCGCGCAGGACCTCGGCGCGGATCTCGAAGATGGCCTTCACGTCGGGCTTGCGGAGGTCGAGCGTGCGGTTGTCGAGTCGGGTCGGGAGCTCGGCGTCGACCTTGCCGGAGGGGTCGAGCGGGAGCTCGGGGTCGGCCGGCGCGATGACCTCGAAGCCGTCGGGGGTTACCTCGACGCCCGTGGGGGCGCGGGGCTCCTCGTCGACGAGGCCGGTGACGCTGACGACGCTCTCACGGGAGGCGTCGAGGCCGGCCTCGACGAGGTCGTCGTCCATCTCCTCTTTCTCGAACTTGATCTGTATCTTCCCGGTCTTGTCCCGGAGGATGAGGAAGGCGATGCCGCCGAGGTCGCGGATCTCGTGGACCCAGCCGGCGACGGTGACGTGGTCGCCCGGCTCGGCGTCCGCGGTGTACGTTCGGTTCTCCATACCACCGGTTTCCGGAGGGGTAGCCTTAAACACCGTCTTTTCGGTCGACGGGACCCGGCTCAGAAACCACCGTATCGCAGGTACACCATGCTGGCGATGACGGCGAGCTGGAACCCGCCCTGGATGCCGCTGAGCTTCGCGTTGCGCATCCCGATCCGGCTGATGACCTGGGTGTCGGGGTTCGCCGACGTCATCTCGCGGTACATCTTCACCTCGCCGGGCAGCAGGATGCCGAAGCCCATCACGCTGAGTACTGCGACGATGACGAGCGCGACGGCGATGACGTTGCTCGTCATCTCGAAGGCGGGCAACGTGGTCGCGAGGTAGCCGACGCTCACGACCAGGGAGACGCCGAAGGCGACCAGCCAGCGCCAGTCTCTGAAGGCGTCGAACTGCCAGCCGATGCTCAGGAGCGCGGGCAGGAGGGTGAACGCGGTGAACAGCGCCAGCCACGGCTGGGCGTTCGGGAACACCTGGACCCGGAGTGCGAGCGTGATGCCGCCGGCGATGGTGACGAGGGCCAGCGACGGCATGAGGAACGTCATCTTCGGCGTGAACCGCTCGAACACCGCGGAGCGGGCGTCGACTGCGAGTCCGCCGAGCACCGGCCCGAGCACCATCGCCATGAACAGGTCGATTCCGGTCCACAGCACCCCGGCCATCACGTGGACGTAGGTGTGCTGCTCGCGTGTCCCCACCGTGGCGGCCAGTGCGAGCGCGAGCACCGGCAGGACGACCGCACCCGTCGCGAACGCCGGGTTCGCTCTCGACCCCATGCCTCGAACCGTCCCACGAACCGTCTCGGCCATGCGGGTCCGTCTCGACGCCGGGCTGAAAAACGTTGCTCCGATGACATCCGTCCTCGCGGGCGTGCCGATGTTACCATCGTTAATACACCGCACAAACAGCGCTAACAGTCGTGCCCGCCACGCCAACCTTTTAGAGGGAATACTCCCTTGGGCAAGACGAGCCATGGCAAATCTTGTCACAGAGATCGCCGACACGGTCTCGGCGCATCCCGACACGACGGCGCTGCACTACGACGGGCAGGACATCAGCTACGAGGAGTTCTGGGGACAGGTGGGCCAGTTCGCCGCCGGACTGCAGGAGGTCGGTATCGAACCCGGCGACCGGGTGGGGATCTACCTCCCGAACCTGCCACAGTTCGTGGTCGCGTTCCACGGGACGCTCCGGGCCGGCGGCATCGTCGTCCCGATCAACCCGCAGTACAAGACCCGGGAGATCAGCCACCTCCTCGGGGACAGCGGTGCGAAGGTCGTCGTCACCATCGGCGACCTCGTTCCGTTCGTCGACGGCGTGAAAGACGACACCGACGTCGAGGAGGTCGTCGCCATCGGCGGGCACGACGACGCGACCGCCTTCCGCGACTTCCTCGCCGCGGGGGCACCCGACATCGTGGACCGCGACGACGACGACGTGGCGGTCCAGCCGTACACGTCCGGCACGACGGGGCAGCCGAAGGGCGTCCTGCTCACCCACGAGAACCTGCGCTCGAACGCCGCGATGGCGGCCTCGCTCGTCCCCGACGGCGTCAGGACGGACGACAAGGCGCTCGGGGTGCTCCCGCTGTTCCACATCTACGGGATGACCGTGGTGATGAACGCGACGCTGTTCAGCGGCGGGGCGTACTACCCGCTGCCGTCGTGGGACGCCCAGCAGGCGATGGAGCTGCTCGCCGCCGAGGACCTCACCATCATGCACGGGGTGCCGGCGATGTACAACGACGTCATCAACCAGCCCAACGCCGAGGAGTTCGACTTCTCGTCGGTCCGGCTCTGTGGCGTCGGCGGTTCCGGCATCCCCGCCGAGGTGCTCCGACGGTTCGAGGAGCTCTACCCCGCGAAGATCTACGAGGGCTACGGGCTCACGGAGACCAGCCCGGTCACGCACTTCAACAGCCCGGAGAAGGGCCGCCGCGTGGGCAGCATCGGCAAGACCCTGCCCGGCGTCGACTGTCGGGTCGTCGACGAGGAGTTCGCGGAGGTCGCCCCCGTCGATGAGGGGCCGGTCGACGAGGACGAGGTCGACCTCGACGAGATAACCGGTGAGCTCGTCATCAGTGGCCCCAACGTGATGCAGGGCTACTACGGCCTGCCCGACGCCAACGAGGAGGTGTTCACCGAGGCGGACGGCAAGCGCTGGTTCCACACCGGCGACATCGGCTACCACGACGCTGACGGCTTCTACTACGTCGTCGACCGCGAGAAGCACATGATCGTCACGGGCGGCTACAACGTCTACCCGCGCGAGGTCGAGGAGCTCCTGTTCGAGCACCCCGACATCGCCGAAGCTGCGGTCGTCGGCATCCCCGACGAGCGCCGCGGCGAGACCGTCAAGGCCTTCGTCGTGAAGACGCCCGACTCGGACCTCACCGAGCAGGAGGTGCGTGAGTACTGCCTCGAACGCCTCGCCGAGTACAAGCACCCGCGCGAGGTCGCGTTCGTCGACGAGCTCCCGCGGACCACGACGGGCAAGGTCCAGAAGTTCGAGCTGCGGGAGGCCGACGAATGAGCGACGCCGTCCTCGTCGACATCGAGGACGGCGTGGCCACCATCACGCTGAACGAGCCGGACCGCCGGAACGCGTTCTCGATGGACATGTCCGCGGGGCTCCGGGATGCGCTGGACGAGGTCGAGGAGAGCGACGCCCGCTGTGTCGTCATCGAGGGCGCGGGCGACGCGTTCTCGGCCGGCGGCGACGTGGAGCTGATGTCCCAGACCGCGACCGGCGCGGTTCCGCTCGACGAGAGCGTGCGCACACTGGAGAAGACCACCAGCGAGACGATGGCGCGCGTCGTCGCGTTCCCTCTCCCGACCGTCGCGAAGGTCGAGGGACCGGCGGTCGGTGCCGGTGCGAACCTCGCCATCGCCTGCGACGTGCAACTCGCCAGCGAGGACGCCGCCATCGGCTTCGTCTTCCGTGAGGTCGGGCTGGCCGTCGACGCCGGCACGTCGTACCTGCTCCCGCGCGTCGTCGGCACGAACGTCGCCAAGGAGCTCGTGTTCACCGGCGAGGTGCTGGGGGCCGAGCGCGCCCACGACCTCGGGCTCGTCAACCACGTCTACGATGCCGACGAGTTCGACGAGCGCGTCGACGAGTTCGTCGCCCGTATCGCGACCGGTCCGACCGTCGCGCTCCGGCACTCCAAACGCCTCATCGACGAGGGGCTGCGCCGGACCGTCGACGAGGCCATGGTCGCCGAGGCGACCGCCCAGGGACTCTGCTTCGACTCCGACGACCACGCCGAGGGCGTCACCGCCTTCGTCGAGAGCCGGGAGCCGGAGTTCGAGGGCTCCTGAGCGCGCGGCGTCCGGGGGCGAGAGATACACGAACCGAAGCTGATACCCCATCCGAACGAGACGGCACCGACATGACCGACGACGACGCACCCGACTGGACGTTCAAGGAGCGCGACGTGGTCATCCTCCGCGAACTCGCTGCCAATCCACAGCGCTCATCGCGCGAGCTGACCGACATCCTCGCGTCCGAGTACGACATCGACGTCTCCCACGTCACCGTCAGCGAGACCATCCGGAAGATGCGCGAGCAGGGCGTCTTCCGCGAGGCCATCATCCCCAACGAGGAGTACTTCATCTTCGGGCTGTTCGAGTTCAAGTTCGACCCCGAGCACTTCGCCGACGAGTGGCGCGACGCCATGGAGTACATCCGCGACAGCGAGCACACCCTCTTTTACTTCCTCTCGGACGGGGAGTACCAGTGGAAGTCCGTCATGATGTTCGCCACGCGCGAGGAGGAGTCCCGCTGGATCCACGAGTTCTACAAGCGCCACGGCAAGGTCGTCTCGAACCTGCGGAACTCCGTCATCCACAACGTCCTGAAGTTCGGGACCGACCCCGAGATCTTCGAGGCGCTGGACGAGGAGCACTGAATCGGACGGTATCTCGGTTACACTATTGACTGTCCCGCGCGCCAGCCACTCACCGAACAAGCGCGAGCAGTTCGCACGACAGCACGACGGTCCCGTCCTGGTTGACGACCTCGGCCTCCTCGCGCACCACGCCGGCGGCATCGGGGTGGTCCGGGCGCTCCTCCAGCTCGACGACCGCCGTCTCGACGTGGATGGTGTCGCCGACGAACGTCGGTGCGCGAAAGCGCAGGCGGTCGACGCCGTAGAACGCCACCACGTCGGAACTGCTCTCGCCGCCGCCAGCGCGCTCCTGCCAGAGCAGGCCCGTGGCGATGGAGAAGACGAGCGCGCCGTGAGCGATCCGTTCGCCGTACTCCGACCTCTCCATCCGCTCGGCGTCGGTGTGGAGGTGGTTGAAGTCGCCGCTGACGCCCGCGAAGTTCACGAGGTCGGCTTCGGTGATGGTCCGGCCCGCGGTGCGCCGACCGTCGCCGACCTCGGTGTCCGCGAATCTCATGGCTCCCCCATGAGCCGGTAGCTCGTTCGACCGACGGCCACGTCGACCCACTCGCCGTCCTCGCGCTCGGTCGTGACCAGCGCGTCGGTGACGCCCATCGACGAGCCCGCGCGGATGACCTCGGCCTCGACCCGCAGATCGCCCGTGGCAGGCCGGAGGTACGACACGTCCAGGTCCGTCGTCGTCAGCCGCGCGGTCGCTGGGTCGTCGAACGTCGTCCGGAGCGCGAAGCCGCTGGCGGTGTCGACCAGCGAGGCCGTGATACCGCCGTGGACGACGCCGTCGGAGGCGGGGTTCGTCAGCTTCTCGTCGTATGGCGCGGCGAAGACGACGCGGCCGTCCTCGACCGTCTCGACGGAGAGCCCGAGCCACGAGAGGAAGCCGTGGCCGTCGATGTACTGCTGGTACGCCGTCGCGATGTCGTCGTGGGCGAACTCCGGCCGGGTCATCGGCCCTCGAACTCCGGCTCGCGGTCCTGTGCGAACGCGGTCGTCCCCTCGACCACGTCGTCGGTGCTCATCAGCAGGCCGAAGCCCTGGCTCTCCATCGCCAGCGCGGCGGCCAGGCTCGCGTCGTCGCCCTCGTTCAGCACCTTCTTGGCGACCTTCAGCCCGAGCGGCGGCCCCGACAGCAGGTCGTCGCAGAACTCGTCGACGGTCGCGTCGAACTCGTCGGCCGGCACCGCGCGGTTGACGAGCCCCCAGTCCTCGGCGCGCTCGGCGCTGATGCGGTTGCCGCGGAAGACGAGCT harbors:
- a CDS encoding enoyl-CoA hydratase/isomerase family protein; translation: MSDAVLVDIEDGVATITLNEPDRRNAFSMDMSAGLRDALDEVEESDARCVVIEGAGDAFSAGGDVELMSQTATGAVPLDESVRTLEKTTSETMARVVAFPLPTVAKVEGPAVGAGANLAIACDVQLASEDAAIGFVFREVGLAVDAGTSYLLPRVVGTNVAKELVFTGEVLGAERAHDLGLVNHVYDADEFDERVDEFVARIATGPTVALRHSKRLIDEGLRRTVDEAMVAEATAQGLCFDSDDHAEGVTAFVESREPEFEGS
- a CDS encoding pantoate kinase gives rise to the protein MTEEARAFVPGHITGFFSAHPDESDPTKAGSTGAGLTLTDGVEVTVQQGNGPSLMLNGDAVEVEAVDRVLDALSAPAVVAAETDLPLGAGFGVSGALALGTALATNRVYRRRLSENELVTIAHGAEVQAGSGLGDVVAQARGGLPIRLEPGGPQDNHLDGIPARARVEYLTLGELSTEDVLSGDTELLSEAGKRALSRVVEEPTLSSFVHASRRFAREAELLTPEVAAVIQDVLAADGQASMAMLGETVFALGTGLTDAGYDPSVCATHPAGAMLK
- a CDS encoding long-chain-fatty-acid--CoA ligase, with the protein product MANLVTEIADTVSAHPDTTALHYDGQDISYEEFWGQVGQFAAGLQEVGIEPGDRVGIYLPNLPQFVVAFHGTLRAGGIVVPINPQYKTREISHLLGDSGAKVVVTIGDLVPFVDGVKDDTDVEEVVAIGGHDDATAFRDFLAAGAPDIVDRDDDDVAVQPYTSGTTGQPKGVLLTHENLRSNAAMAASLVPDGVRTDDKALGVLPLFHIYGMTVVMNATLFSGGAYYPLPSWDAQQAMELLAAEDLTIMHGVPAMYNDVINQPNAEEFDFSSVRLCGVGGSGIPAEVLRRFEELYPAKIYEGYGLTETSPVTHFNSPEKGRRVGSIGKTLPGVDCRVVDEEFAEVAPVDEGPVDEDEVDLDEITGELVISGPNVMQGYYGLPDANEEVFTEADGKRWFHTGDIGYHDADGFYYVVDREKHMIVTGGYNVYPREVEELLFEHPDIAEAAVVGIPDERRGETVKAFVVKTPDSDLTEQEVREYCLERLAEYKHPREVAFVDELPRTTTGKVQKFELREADE
- a CDS encoding PaaI family thioesterase; translation: MTRPEFAHDDIATAYQQYIDGHGFLSWLGLSVETVEDGRVVFAAPYDEKLTNPASDGVVHGGITASLVDTASGFALRTTFDDPATARLTTTDLDVSYLRPATGDLRVEAEVIRAGSSMGVTDALVTTEREDGEWVDVAVGRTSYRLMGEP
- a CDS encoding MaoC/PaaZ C-terminal domain-containing protein, whose product is MRFADTEVGDGRRTAGRTITEADLVNFAGVSGDFNHLHTDAERMERSEYGERIAHGALVFSIATGLLWQERAGGGESSSDVVAFYGVDRLRFRAPTFVGDTIHVETAVVELEERPDHPDAAGVVREEAEVVNQDGTVVLSCELLALVR
- the aspS gene encoding aspartate--tRNA(Asn) ligase, producing MENRTYTADAEPGDHVTVAGWVHEIRDLGGIAFLILRDKTGKIQIKFEKEEMDDDLVEAGLDASRESVVSVTGLVDEEPRAPTGVEVTPDGFEVIAPADPELPLDPSGKVDAELPTRLDNRTLDLRKPDVKAIFEIRAEVLRAVREQFRDDGCTEINTPKIVATGTEGGTELFPISYFGEEAFMNQSPQLFKQLMAGSGLEKVFEIGPIFRAEEHNTPRHLNEATSIDFEGAFHDHTEAMDVVEDIVKAAYEAVAENCQEELALLDLEEEFEAPSGDFPRLTYEEALDRINATGELDEMLVYGDDLSTEAERVLGEEVGEHYFIVDWPSEIKPFYIKDYDDDAETSTGFDLMHPRMELVSGGQREHRYEQLVAGFEQQGLDPDEFEYYTKMFRYGMPPHAGWGLGGERLVMTMLGLDNIREAVLFPRDRQRLSP
- a CDS encoding winged helix-turn-helix domain-containing protein; this encodes MTDDDAPDWTFKERDVVILRELAANPQRSSRELTDILASEYDIDVSHVTVSETIRKMREQGVFREAIIPNEEYFIFGLFEFKFDPEHFADEWRDAMEYIRDSEHTLFYFLSDGEYQWKSVMMFATREEESRWIHEFYKRHGKVVSNLRNSVIHNVLKFGTDPEIFEALDEEH
- a CDS encoding 4-phosphopantoate--beta-alanine ligase, which gives rise to MSKHVDVPEDHPRYESLLTRHRIEAGVDKGITSRQGLIAQGRGEAFDYLLGERTTDSADAAERVAVAHLLLAEHAVLSVNGNVAALAPAETVELAEATGADIEVNLFNRTEERMQAIADHLREHGAREVKGLTADARISGLSHERGKVDADGIYDADVVLVPLEDGDRAEALAEMGKTELVVDLNPGSRSARAAAVPIVDNIVRALPNMTKHAQELAQEDEATLRELVEGFDAQAALDEAEREIRTGTFE